One Halalkalicoccus jeotgali B3 DNA segment encodes these proteins:
- a CDS encoding helicase-related protein, translating into MTDYAVGDHVKFAGGQGEITKIEDRPNGGQLLHVYTTEGQLRKLPGGLPHIERIDSIVDRLAAKQVDDPLHHDLREHATRLDLAYRYDRFLSLTNNRIEIEPYQVQAAYEILNSYDHRYLVGDEVGLGKTIEAGIVIEELIARGRAERVLIVAPAPLAVQWQEELREKFDRNFVLYDRNTVQAYRQSHPNQNVWQQEDRIITSIDFAKQDDVLEALRNLEEEWDIAVFDEAHHLTARRSSDDSTERTQRYMVGEAVANNSDALLLLTGTPHKGKSDQFYHLVSLLDPYRFSHESQITPEGLEDLMIRRLKDDMYETDGTRMFPEKNIEALPVEMTPEERELYNNVTEYIREYYNLAQNEENQAAGFTMVIYQKRLVSSIHAIRKSLENRMRAIQNDAVAEDLPDDVQELIPRYSTEPETLTDAERARVEEALEHVTITLNRSQIDAELGRVKQLWRQAKAIETDSKAELLREFVERILAEDPDEKILIFTEYTDTLKYLRDTVFPEHDIAQVYGDLEQERRRREMEKFENEANLMLATDAAQEGLNLQFAHIMVNYDLPWNPIRIDQRMGRLHRYGQDRTVEIRNLFFDNTRESDILELLLEKTDQIEADLGMRSDVLGRILENVDLDETIMAAIAEGRPTEEVVADIEATIEERKEALETVENDFLIRDRFDLSDEDREILEIIERSRHGEVGEADIEALVREFFDEFGGTIKGVRPGPARSSGDIFRLEVPNVLTGDQIKSHYDTATFTKDVAMEEDEVDFIALDHPLVQSLIDYCLDSNRVQGQIAVKVASNPEVTSGILFNYRLGYVSGTGDAITEKFVRLYATREGTITAEIPEFVETLSPNDSVVNSCTTLDQLASKASQLHDVAEARAWDEVESFADEARTEREREIGIKREHAERYFTDQIEEWEERLETYQQRAEQGTDMSAPIGNAQRELEQLRRQRDKELSQLEEEQHVTPEEPELVTAAFVISPEMRW; encoded by the coding sequence ATGACTGATTACGCAGTCGGCGACCACGTCAAGTTCGCCGGCGGACAGGGCGAAATCACGAAAATCGAGGACCGCCCGAATGGAGGTCAACTCCTCCATGTCTATACCACAGAGGGACAGCTCCGAAAACTCCCGGGTGGCTTACCCCATATCGAACGAATCGACTCCATCGTTGACCGACTCGCAGCCAAGCAGGTTGACGACCCGCTCCACCACGATCTCCGAGAGCATGCGACTCGTCTCGACCTTGCCTATCGATACGACCGCTTCCTCTCCCTGACAAACAACCGTATCGAGATCGAGCCCTATCAGGTCCAAGCCGCCTACGAGATCCTGAACTCCTACGACCACCGCTATCTCGTCGGCGACGAGGTCGGCCTCGGAAAGACTATCGAGGCCGGGATCGTTATCGAGGAGCTCATCGCCCGAGGACGTGCTGAACGGGTACTTATCGTTGCCCCCGCACCGCTGGCCGTCCAGTGGCAAGAGGAACTCCGCGAGAAGTTCGACCGGAATTTCGTCCTTTATGATCGTAACACCGTTCAGGCGTATCGTCAGTCACATCCGAACCAGAACGTCTGGCAACAGGAAGACCGTATCATCACGTCGATCGACTTCGCCAAACAGGACGACGTACTTGAGGCTCTACGAAATCTCGAAGAGGAGTGGGACATCGCTGTGTTCGATGAGGCGCACCATCTGACGGCTCGCCGGTCGAGCGACGACTCAACTGAGCGCACACAACGCTATATGGTCGGCGAGGCCGTCGCGAACAATTCCGATGCACTCCTGTTGCTTACCGGGACGCCACACAAAGGAAAATCCGACCAGTTCTATCACCTTGTTAGCCTCCTCGATCCGTATCGGTTCAGCCACGAATCCCAGATCACCCCCGAAGGCTTGGAGGACCTGATGATTCGCCGACTCAAAGACGATATGTACGAGACCGATGGGACTCGGATGTTCCCTGAGAAGAACATCGAAGCACTTCCTGTCGAAATGACTCCCGAGGAGCGTGAGCTCTACAACAACGTTACAGAGTACATCCGCGAGTACTACAACCTCGCACAAAACGAGGAGAACCAGGCCGCCGGCTTCACGATGGTCATCTATCAGAAACGGCTCGTCTCGAGCATTCACGCTATCCGGAAATCACTCGAAAATCGGATGCGTGCGATTCAAAACGACGCTGTCGCCGAGGATCTGCCGGACGACGTACAGGAACTCATCCCGCGCTACAGTACGGAGCCCGAGACGCTCACCGACGCCGAACGTGCTCGCGTTGAGGAGGCCCTTGAACACGTTACGATCACGCTCAATCGATCACAGATAGATGCGGAACTCGGACGCGTCAAGCAGCTCTGGCGGCAGGCAAAGGCGATCGAGACCGATTCCAAGGCGGAACTTCTCCGGGAATTTGTCGAGCGTATCCTCGCCGAGGACCCCGACGAGAAGATCCTGATCTTCACTGAGTACACGGATACGCTCAAATATCTGCGTGATACCGTCTTCCCAGAGCACGATATCGCGCAGGTGTACGGCGATCTCGAACAAGAGCGTCGGCGTCGAGAGATGGAGAAGTTCGAGAACGAAGCGAACCTAATGTTAGCAACCGACGCCGCACAGGAGGGTCTCAACCTCCAGTTCGCCCACATCATGGTGAACTACGACCTACCATGGAATCCGATTCGGATCGATCAGCGAATGGGTCGACTCCATCGCTATGGGCAGGATCGGACCGTTGAGATACGCAACCTCTTCTTCGATAACACGCGAGAAAGCGATATTCTCGAACTCCTCCTCGAGAAGACCGATCAGATTGAGGCCGATCTCGGGATGCGATCGGACGTGCTTGGCCGGATTCTCGAGAATGTCGACCTCGACGAGACGATCATGGCCGCTATCGCCGAAGGCCGACCGACTGAAGAGGTAGTTGCCGACATCGAAGCAACGATCGAAGAGCGAAAGGAAGCGCTCGAAACGGTCGAAAACGACTTTCTCATCCGCGATCGGTTCGATCTCTCTGATGAAGATCGAGAAATCTTAGAAATCATCGAGCGAAGTCGCCACGGCGAGGTAGGTGAAGCTGATATTGAAGCGCTCGTCCGGGAATTCTTCGACGAGTTCGGTGGGACGATCAAAGGAGTACGTCCAGGACCTGCTCGATCGAGTGGTGATATCTTCCGACTTGAGGTCCCAAACGTCCTCACCGGAGACCAAATCAAGAGCCACTACGACACGGCAACGTTCACGAAAGACGTCGCGATGGAAGAAGACGAGGTCGACTTCATCGCACTCGATCATCCGCTAGTCCAGTCACTCATCGACTACTGTCTCGATTCGAACCGTGTCCAGGGCCAAATCGCCGTGAAAGTAGCGTCGAACCCCGAGGTGACATCGGGGATTCTGTTCAACTATCGGCTTGGATACGTTTCGGGTACAGGTGATGCGATCACTGAAAAGTTCGTTAGGCTGTATGCGACGCGTGAAGGGACGATCACAGCAGAGATACCAGAATTCGTAGAAACGCTGTCGCCGAACGATAGCGTCGTTAATTCGTGCACAACCCTTGATCAACTTGCATCGAAAGCATCTCAACTCCACGATGTAGCCGAAGCGAGAGCGTGGGACGAGGTCGAATCGTTTGCGGATGAAGCTCGAACCGAGCGGGAACGAGAGATCGGTATCAAACGCGAGCACGCCGAGCGTTACTTTACTGATCAGATTGAGGAGTGGGAAGAGCGCCTTGAGACATATCAGCAGCGTGCTGAGCAGGGAACCGATATGAGTGCGCCGATCGGGAACGCCCAGCGTGAACTCGAACAGCTCCGACGACAACGAGACAAGGAATTGAGCCAGCTCGAAGAGGAGCAGCACGTCACACCAGAAGAGCCAGAGTTAGTCACCGCTGCGTTTGTAATTTCTCCAGAAATGAGATGGTAA
- a CDS encoding DUF7557 family protein gives MTPTINLDEELHRELASYGNRDESYNTILARILNHVDEEEAQRDRMNRNTTFETDEEEESSSNPAVEQLDDGTEVRFKIERGEYAGEERTGIVRGGRIEYNGSTWSPTGMAREADHDIRGSDARNSGSYSGPREVKYQDANGQWVPIQTALE, from the coding sequence ATGACACCGACGATCAACCTGGATGAGGAATTGCACAGAGAGCTCGCTAGTTATGGGAATAGAGATGAATCGTACAACACTATCCTAGCACGCATTCTCAATCATGTTGACGAAGAAGAAGCGCAAAGAGACAGAATGAATCGAAATACTACGTTTGAAACCGACGAGGAAGAGGAGAGTTCGAGTAACCCTGCTGTTGAACAATTAGACGACGGGACGGAAGTCCGATTCAAGATTGAGCGCGGAGAGTACGCAGGAGAAGAAAGAACGGGGATCGTAAGAGGAGGGCGGATTGAATATAATGGGAGTACGTGGAGCCCTACAGGCATGGCCCGCGAAGCGGATCACGATATTCGCGGTTCTGACGCTCGTAATAGTGGGTCGTATAGCGGCCCACGAGAGGTTAAGTATCAGGACGCGAACGGACAATGGGTGCCCATCCAAACAGCGTTGGAGTAA
- a CDS encoding FxLYD domain-containing protein, protein MTAGIATTVGVAVTGATTWVLMGEDGNNEKGSESTPKSDHNTTGNDIDEDGEAPEASKEDVQNQSEQSKAANPEPDPQGPETNESAINESAATEEPTSDDVAISGTELTTETNAATVTGTATNEADEPLTLDLEVQFLQEGEQLGRPALGGTTGLAPGDEWDFSITARGSGAGEATDYEIATYVRTQG, encoded by the coding sequence ATGACCGCTGGAATAGCGACGACAGTTGGCGTGGCCGTAACGGGTGCAACGACATGGGTACTCATGGGCGAGGACGGCAACAATGAGAAGGGATCTGAGTCCACTCCTAAGAGCGATCACAATACGACGGGGAATGATATCGACGAGGACGGGGAGGCACCGGAGGCCAGCAAGGAGGACGTGCAGAATCAAAGCGAACAGTCGAAGGCAGCGAACCCAGAACCGGACCCGCAGGGACCGGAGACAAACGAATCAGCGATCAACGAGAGTGCGGCGACCGAAGAACCAACGAGCGACGACGTGGCGATCTCGGGAACGGAGCTTACAACGGAAACGAACGCAGCGACAGTGACCGGAACAGCGACGAATGAGGCCGACGAGCCGCTCACGCTAGACCTTGAGGTTCAGTTCCTCCAGGAGGGCGAGCAACTCGGGAGGCCCGCACTTGGTGGGACGACAGGATTAGCGCCGGGCGACGAATGGGATTTCTCGATTACGGCGAGGGGGAGCGGGGCTGGCGAGGCCACGGATTACGAGATCGCGACGTATGTCCGAACTCAGGGCTGA
- a CDS encoding twin-arginine translocation signal domain-containing protein, which translates to MTDLSTLSRRGFLRGTAGLAVAGSLAGCYYSTSGSDSGNVSSGGVGSGFAYEQPDVSREDATHVVRSPDQFDAALDEATHENPSIVWIPADAAINYSGRSRVVTNAVIASSRSVNHPGGLIYSNTMGGTSEAYRGGPVDGVLELGANSRMTGVRYRGPTSATWEHPLYPGYIPFGSGPAPDREEYRSQRHSRGISITSGNVRIDNCEIFGWSTQAISVNCPRSWGRERDQSHPRIQNSSIHDCGLSGYGYGLEVNTGHPVCERSYFNGCRHMVAGEGYPDCGYTLSGCFFGPAGSLFPIDMHNLAENIGGTTNPDDYEYRYRSGGLMRVLNCTVAFSHVIDIASTESGSLSAGGNPFAGEQTSAISIGGLPAQGVQVAGCRFVHDSPDSAFSQGLLPRHAETNQFGLARWESKNNQFGLTANFPVGQP; encoded by the coding sequence ATGACCGATTTATCTACCCTTTCGAGACGTGGCTTTCTTCGCGGTACCGCCGGGCTCGCCGTCGCCGGCTCACTCGCCGGGTGTTACTACTCGACGAGTGGATCAGACAGCGGAAACGTTAGCTCCGGTGGCGTCGGGTCGGGCTTCGCCTACGAGCAACCGGACGTCTCCCGCGAAGACGCCACTCATGTCGTACGCTCACCCGACCAATTCGATGCTGCTCTCGACGAGGCCACCCACGAGAACCCCTCGATCGTGTGGATCCCCGCAGACGCTGCTATCAACTACTCTGGCCGGTCTCGGGTCGTCACTAATGCCGTGATAGCATCCAGTCGATCAGTCAACCATCCCGGCGGCCTCATCTACAGTAACACGATGGGCGGGACCTCAGAAGCCTACCGTGGCGGTCCCGTCGACGGCGTCCTCGAGCTCGGCGCGAACAGTCGCATGACTGGCGTACGCTATCGCGGTCCCACAAGCGCGACATGGGAGCACCCACTCTATCCGGGCTACATCCCGTTCGGGAGCGGACCGGCCCCGGATCGTGAGGAGTATCGCTCACAACGCCACTCTCGCGGGATCAGTATCACCTCGGGGAACGTTCGGATCGACAACTGCGAGATCTTCGGCTGGAGCACGCAAGCGATCTCAGTCAACTGCCCCCGCAGCTGGGGTCGAGAGCGGGACCAATCCCATCCTCGAATCCAGAACTCTTCAATCCATGACTGTGGTCTCAGTGGCTACGGCTACGGACTTGAAGTCAACACAGGCCATCCCGTTTGTGAACGGAGTTACTTCAACGGCTGCCGACATATGGTCGCTGGCGAGGGGTATCCGGATTGTGGATATACCCTCTCAGGCTGCTTTTTCGGGCCCGCAGGCTCGCTCTTTCCCATCGATATGCACAATCTCGCCGAGAATATCGGCGGGACAACTAACCCCGACGACTACGAGTATCGCTACCGCTCAGGCGGTCTCATGCGGGTACTCAACTGCACGGTCGCGTTCTCCCATGTAATCGACATCGCCAGTACGGAAAGTGGCTCGCTGTCAGCGGGAGGGAATCCGTTCGCCGGAGAGCAGACCTCCGCGATCTCAATCGGCGGGCTGCCGGCTCAAGGCGTGCAAGTCGCCGGCTGTCGATTCGTCCATGATTCGCCGGACAGTGCGTTCTCGCAGGGACTCCTCCCACGCCACGCCGAGACTAATCAGTTCGGACTCGCCCGCTGGGAGAGCAAGAACAATCAGTTCGGACTTACCGCGAACTTCCCTGTCGGTCAGCCCTGA
- a CDS encoding VirB4 family type IV secretion system protein, with protein sequence MADTNDIRGEQTREKDPTQLSLPDIDASIPIVSRFTLDDILFLAPAFGVTAFGGVLVALGAPLAVMIPTTIIGLVAGLGGAGVVLLTHEYTSPSERLTEWRRYLGMRRQMPVSDTVAERFDHHGVRRIFDDGTAEMDDGTLVGLVRVDPRTTANMTYGELDSLVATLSRNIDQRVKDFDFSYYSTTRDHDLEETIGTYNERAYSGVLDRAAGYMGEFMRGVVEWFEEVDEPAEDPREMHHYVTTCVAPDDVHVRDSDDDSGFQRRKAQQREMYDRLDTLESKMFAGVTGVATECVSAEEHAEVLLAYWTGEQHEPDERLERKFNRSEDGPSVWPDARLFKAGDEESGTVDDLGSEAARDRLQTGLSQDREEFVGSDMALAGSHFDAKKSYVEVGEQYAATLWIADYPTDIESNFLKPLYAMDRVDGVDLDITIDATAVDKKQAQEELQDGEANINAKSGEQSRIESRGTREGGNVYEDAGELLRNTNAQAWDISMYVTVRAGPRAALGLAESEHRDFDSWDAAKMGALQEGIADVKEILESSPVEATVLRPSRMQRELFASCSPNKGNVFNDVLSDDSDPGMVERRLSTLLGDAGTSGPKQKRVLGGFLGAAFPPCTATINEDGGLNWGRDVETGLPFRTNPAERGSSPHMITLGITRSGKTYGASSAASAWYAESDDRTLIVCDTQGGFTGLTQMLGGEHIVIEGDKTINPLDVQAPPEGNQDIDAYRMSVDLATNFFKSILESQGVDASEYHTIIEDGIERTYRDHGISPGNVESDENPTVSDLLTTWEDMGENPGDYTVSSADSESDVREDRAAELLAKLSGFSENGKYHNLLGETSLGLIDTDVSMAYLDLSQFNSDTDAEESAMMSLAQSQVTQKIRRTEGEVMFLIDEAHQLLHNDAQVSWLQKQFREVARYDAIMWLMSQHPSEFVSSNSSDSNADKKQALLDQTSFKQIYNMPMSTTETEEAIREMVPNEAIVDTIKNDLTPARANAGYTEFVCGVTDNDIPGWHRVRAEASPLEDYVLNYDADDHGEFDRYMSRFLNGSALAPVEQQFHEEDEQSGELEDEDTADAIAASPLTEMYANAEADD encoded by the coding sequence ATGGCTGACACGAACGACATTCGAGGCGAACAGACTCGAGAGAAAGACCCGACGCAACTGTCCTTGCCGGACATCGACGCGAGCATCCCGATCGTGAGCCGGTTCACGCTCGACGATATTCTCTTCCTCGCCCCGGCGTTCGGCGTGACCGCCTTCGGTGGCGTTCTCGTCGCGCTCGGCGCACCACTAGCGGTCATGATCCCGACGACTATTATTGGCCTCGTTGCTGGGCTCGGCGGGGCTGGCGTGGTCCTGCTCACCCACGAATACACATCGCCATCAGAGCGCCTCACCGAGTGGCGGCGATACCTCGGTATGCGCCGCCAGATGCCTGTTAGCGACACCGTGGCCGAGCGGTTCGACCACCACGGTGTCCGCCGTATCTTCGACGACGGGACCGCTGAAATGGATGATGGGACACTTGTCGGCCTCGTTCGCGTCGACCCGCGGACCACGGCGAACATGACCTACGGCGAGCTCGATTCGCTCGTCGCGACCCTCTCGCGGAACATCGACCAGCGGGTCAAAGACTTCGACTTTAGCTACTACTCGACGACGCGAGACCACGATCTGGAGGAGACGATCGGCACATACAACGAGCGGGCCTACAGTGGCGTTCTCGACCGGGCGGCGGGCTACATGGGTGAGTTCATGCGCGGAGTTGTCGAGTGGTTCGAGGAGGTTGATGAGCCGGCAGAGGACCCCCGAGAGATGCATCACTACGTCACGACGTGCGTTGCTCCCGACGACGTTCACGTTCGCGATTCGGACGACGATTCGGGCTTCCAGCGTCGGAAGGCCCAGCAGCGCGAGATGTACGACCGGCTCGACACGCTCGAATCCAAGATGTTCGCGGGCGTGACAGGCGTCGCGACGGAGTGTGTGAGCGCCGAAGAACACGCGGAGGTTCTCCTCGCGTACTGGACCGGCGAGCAGCACGAGCCGGATGAACGCCTTGAGCGGAAGTTCAACCGCAGTGAGGACGGCCCGAGTGTGTGGCCCGATGCCCGGTTGTTCAAGGCCGGCGACGAGGAGAGTGGGACCGTCGACGACCTCGGAAGCGAGGCGGCCCGTGACCGACTCCAGACGGGTCTCTCTCAGGATCGCGAGGAGTTCGTCGGATCGGATATGGCACTCGCCGGGTCGCACTTCGACGCGAAGAAAAGCTACGTTGAGGTCGGCGAGCAGTACGCGGCGACCCTCTGGATCGCGGACTACCCGACGGACATCGAGAGCAACTTTCTGAAGCCGCTGTACGCGATGGACCGCGTCGACGGCGTGGATCTCGACATTACGATCGACGCGACAGCAGTCGACAAGAAGCAAGCACAAGAGGAACTCCAGGACGGCGAGGCGAACATCAACGCTAAGTCGGGCGAGCAGTCCCGGATCGAATCGCGGGGGACCCGAGAAGGTGGGAACGTCTACGAGGATGCCGGAGAGTTGCTTCGCAACACGAACGCACAAGCGTGGGACATCTCGATGTACGTCACGGTTCGTGCCGGTCCACGGGCCGCTCTCGGCCTCGCAGAGAGTGAGCATCGAGACTTCGACAGTTGGGACGCAGCGAAGATGGGCGCGCTCCAAGAGGGGATCGCCGACGTGAAAGAGATCCTCGAATCCTCGCCGGTCGAGGCGACTGTCCTTCGCCCGTCGCGGATGCAACGCGAGTTGTTCGCTTCGTGCTCGCCGAACAAGGGCAACGTGTTCAACGACGTCCTGAGCGACGATTCGGATCCCGGCATGGTCGAGAGGCGACTCTCGACGCTCCTCGGGGACGCGGGAACCAGTGGACCGAAGCAAAAGCGCGTTCTCGGTGGGTTCCTCGGTGCGGCGTTCCCGCCGTGTACGGCGACGATCAACGAGGACGGCGGGCTCAACTGGGGCCGGGACGTTGAGACGGGGCTCCCGTTCCGAACGAATCCGGCGGAGCGTGGCTCCTCGCCGCACATGATCACGCTTGGGATCACCCGGTCGGGCAAAACCTACGGTGCAAGCTCGGCAGCGAGCGCGTGGTACGCTGAGAGCGACGACCGGACGCTGATAGTCTGTGATACGCAGGGTGGCTTTACGGGGCTCACACAGATGCTCGGCGGCGAGCACATCGTGATTGAGGGCGACAAGACGATCAATCCGCTCGACGTCCAAGCCCCGCCGGAAGGGAATCAAGACATCGACGCCTACCGGATGAGTGTCGACCTCGCGACGAACTTCTTTAAGAGTATCCTCGAATCTCAGGGCGTCGACGCCTCGGAGTATCACACGATCATCGAGGACGGCATCGAGCGGACGTATCGCGACCACGGAATTTCACCGGGCAACGTCGAAAGCGACGAGAATCCAACCGTGAGCGACCTCTTGACGACGTGGGAAGACATGGGGGAGAACCCCGGTGACTACACTGTTAGTAGTGCGGACTCCGAGAGCGATGTTCGGGAAGACCGTGCGGCGGAACTCCTCGCGAAACTCTCGGGATTTTCCGAGAACGGAAAGTACCACAACTTGCTTGGCGAGACGTCGCTCGGGTTGATTGATACTGACGTGAGCATGGCCTATCTCGACCTCTCGCAGTTCAATAGCGACACCGACGCCGAGGAGTCGGCAATGATGAGTCTCGCCCAGTCGCAGGTCACGCAAAAGATCCGTCGGACGGAGGGGGAGGTCATGTTCCTCATCGACGAGGCTCACCAACTCCTCCACAATGACGCTCAGGTGTCATGGCTGCAAAAACAGTTCCGCGAGGTCGCTCGCTACGATGCGATAATGTGGCTGATGAGCCAGCACCCGTCGGAGTTCGTCTCGAGCAACTCGTCGGATAGTAACGCCGACAAGAAACAGGCGCTCCTCGATCAGACGAGCTTCAAGCAGATCTACAACATGCCGATGTCCACTACGGAGACTGAGGAGGCGATCCGGGAGATGGTCCCGAACGAGGCGATCGTCGATACGATCAAAAACGACCTCACTCCTGCTCGTGCGAACGCAGGGTATACGGAGTTCGTCTGTGGGGTCACGGACAACGATATCCCCGGCTGGCACCGGGTCCGTGCCGAGGCGTCGCCGCTTGAGGACTACGTGCTCAACTACGACGCCGACGACCACGGCGAGTTCGATCGCTACATGAGCCGGTTCCTCAACGGGAGCGCGCTCGCGCCCGTTGAACAGCAATTCCACGAGGAGGATGAACAGTCCGGCGAGCTCGAGGACGAGGACACGGCCGACGCGATCGCCGCTTCGCCCCTCACTGAAATGTACGCGAACGCGGAGGCTGACGACTGA